A segment of the uncultured Desulfobulbus sp. genome:
GCACATTGTTGCAACGCAGGATCTCTGGAAAAAAATTGCTGTTAATCGCTGAAAAAAATATACATGACCTGCTGCTAGTGCAGCAGTATAATCGTGCGCGCAAAAATCGATCAATGTAAGGCCGATGTCTGCGTGTTTATCAGTTCAATGCCTGATAAGGCACGCACTCAGATTAAAATATTGGTAAAAAGGGAGAGAACAAAAAGCTATCTGTGCTGCAGACCTCTCTTGAAAGGCTGCCTTGCTCATCACAGACAATATTTCGATATTTGCACAGTGCGGAAAATTTGGGTACGATAAGGGTGCATAAAAAAGTACCAGTAAAAAGTTAATGCTCTTGATCCTGCAGAGGTAATAAGCAAAAACCTTTTTGGGTATCTAAAAATATAGAATTATAAAGGAAGATATCTGAAAAGAGAAAAATGCTATTTGATTTGATGAGAAACAACATACACCATAAATTCCAACACCACAAGCTAATATTTCTCAATGCTCGCCTTATAGCTTAGGCAACGCATCATCCACACCTGCTCTTCGAGAGAGTTCAGGTCCATCGCTTCTCAACTTTTATCGTCAGCAATTAACACACATTGACGGCATTTATCAGCACTTAAGGAGTTAAAATAATTATCAACTTGTCATATTAAAATTAAGATTGTATTCTGTATTACTCCTTCAAGAAACAGCATCCTCCTTTTTTTGATATCTTCTTTTATAATTCTATATCGTTCGATACCCAAAAAGTTTTTTGCTTATCACCTCAGGAGAAAGAGCATAAAACTTTTTATCGGTAGCCTTCCCTATAACATTGTTGAATCGGAACTATCCGATTTATTTGGCCAATTTGGCAGTGTCGTTAGTGCCAGACTAATTAAAGATGCCTTTTCCGGTGAATCCAAGGGATTTGGCTTTGTCGAGATGTCCTCTCGCTCTGAAGGCCATTGAGCAGCAACAACCTGTTCTTAAAAATTCATTGTTTCCCCCTCCCCCCTTTTTCTCGCCACTTCTATGGTACTGTCGCCCCCGCATGGATGAATTATCTCAAGGATCCTTTGATCTTGCCTGTGTAGCTTATGATAAGGGACTTTTAAAGGAAGCCCGTTCCCAGTATCAGCATCTTATCAATATTCACCCAAACTATCCCCCATTACGCTATAATCTTGGTCTAGTCTATTTTCAACAGGATGAATTTGTTCTGGCCCTAAACGAATTTTCTATAGCGGCGAGATATGAACCAGAAGACATCGACACCCTCTATAACCTCGCTCTTTGTCAAAAAAAAATTGGCGATTATACGGCGGCTATCGATACCCATGGGCGAATATTGAACCAGGAGCCCTATCATTTTGACAGCCTCTTCAGCCTTGGAAATTGTTATCGAGATCAGTATGAGGATGAGCAAGCCATTGCCTGCTACCTGCGTGCTCTTACACTGCAGCCTGCTTTTATGCCCGCAATAGCCAACCTGGCCGCCGTGCACCACAGAGGAGGAGACTATGACCTGGCCATTAAGTATTACAAGCAAGTTCTGCAAAAACAACCCCAAGACGAGTCCATTGGTTATATCTTAGCTGCGTTGCAGGGAGTTCCACTTGATAACGCCCCTGACTCGTATATCCACGACGTTTTCAATAGTTATGCCAGTGATTTTGAACACAACCTCGTCGTTGAATTGGGATATAATAACCCACAACAACTGTATGACTGTTTCATTCGGAGCAATGCAAGCAAGGAGCCTTTTCTCCATGGATTAGATCTTGGCTGCGGCACTGGCTTGGGGGGACTTGTTTTCCAAAAAATGGTCGAGACTCTTGACGGGGTAGATCTCTCAGAGAACATGATCGATCAAGCGTTTGAGAAAGGATGCTACACTCAAATCCATCATAATTCTATTGTTCAACATCTAACAACAACTGACGAGACCTACGATTTCTTTCTTGCCACAGATGTTTTCATTTATGCTGGGGATCTCATACCGATTTTCACTCTTGCCCGTGCAGTTGCCACAGATCATGCATTATTCTGTTTTTCAACTGAACATTTGAATGGAACGTTGTACAGCTTGCAACCAAGCGGTCGTTTTGCCTACTCGACAGGATACATTCAACAGGTTGCCTCAAAAACCGGTTGGGATATACTGTCCTATGAATCTGCACCTTTGCGATGGGAGTATGATGAATGGTTAAGCGGAGATTTGTGGATTCTCAGATTATTGACACCCGAGCTACAGCCCTAAACAAGAATGGGCTGCTCACCAAAGATTCATTTAGCCCCTATTTTCTGTAACTCTATAAAAAAACAATCACGTAATAGGAAAGCAGGGGCTGGGCACAGTCTCTCAAGAGCTACAAATTGGCTTCCAGGTAACACCCATTCTCTTGGTTAATACCCTGTTCACGAATGAGATTATCATAGCGGGCCACAAAGCCACGATGTTGATCAATGGTCATAGGATGTGCCTCCGGCCTGATAACTCTTACTCGTTTATATCCGGCCAACCTTGCTATATCACATACTTTTTTGAGCAAATAGCTTCGCGGATCACTTTTTAACCGAGCCCCAAGACGGGCATACTCCCGGCTCCGTTTTTTCATCGTTTTAATGACATGCTGCCCTTGTATGGTGATAACGGTGATCTCCATCCGTGAAGTATCAAGAAAAAAAGAGACTTTCGCGGCATAGCTATTTCCAGCTCCATGAGGATTGGGGTCATCTTCTTTTGTAATAAAACAACAAATCCCCAAATTATCTTCGGCAAACCCATTCTCCATCATCAGAAGCAACCCATTGCCGAGCATGGTTTTCTCCCCATATTGCGCCATATAGCTGGCCCGAATTTTCAAAGTTTCATGTATAATGCGACCATTCTCCTCACACTGGGCCACGCTCTCCGCGATGGTTGCCTTCTCCAAGCCATGAAATAAAAAATGAGGCTCCATGTAACTGGCCGGATCGTTGATCACCAAAGGCTGGGCAAATTTTTGGACAGCCTGAGCCATAGCTGCACAGTACATGGAAAGACTGGCTGGTTTCTGCAATGCGTAATAGCCATGTTCAAGAAGAATCATGACAAGCTCAATGTACTCTTCAAAACAGAGCCCCTGGAGGTCTAATAGTCGTACGAGCTGCCCCTGGTGGAACTCAGATGGTGCTCTCACTGTAATGGTATGCAGTGACGAATCAAAAAATTTTTGCTCAAAGCAGGAAGGATTGTAGATATAATCCCGGATCCGGGCAGCGAAAGCCTGTTGATTGATGAGCGCCATTGTTCCCCCAAGACATAGGCTTTACCCTGGTGAGGACAAAGGCTGATTTATTAGGTAAAAAAAATGTAAATAAAGACTACATCTTTTCACACGGCCTCACACCATAATTCGCGTCATAAACAAGACACTCTCGTGCCTTACGAATAACTTCATTCTGGGCAATATTGAATGAATCACTGCCTTTATGCCTGAAAGCTCAGACACCCGATATGACTAAATCAATACTTGAGGTCAATTGAAACGCTGTAATATTTACTCATTTTCCATCTCAGTAGTCCCGCGAGAGGTGTACTCATGCAATTTCCCGTGTCCGGTGTTGTTGTTTCTCCATGGCTCCCCTCGCTCGTAGCCTTTGGCATTTCTTTCCTCACATCAATGGGAGGTGTTTCAGGGGCGTTTTTATTACTTCCTTTCCAAATGTCTGTTCTCGGTTATACACAACCTTCCGTCAGCGCAACCAATCATGTATTCAACATCATCGCCATTCCCGCCGGAGCCTATCGATACTACAAAGAAGGAAGGATGATTTGGCCACTCACCTGGACAGTCGTCCTTGGCACTTTACCGGGCGTCTGCCTTGGCCCCCTGGTACGGGTGAATAGTCTGCAAGATCCCCGCAATTTTAAACTTTTTGCAGGCTTAGTCATTCTCCATATCGCAGGGAAAATGATCCACGATTTACTCGATCCCCCCCTACAGCTGTTAGCACAATATACAACAATTCAAGTGCAAGGAATGTAGCAACAAAGGTTACAGAACCCCAATGGACGCTCCGCCACATTTTTTTCGTTTTTCAAGAAGAGAAATACGAGGTTTCAGGAGTAGGGATATTCACCCTCTGCCTCATCGTGGCATATTCGGAGGGCTATATGGAATCGGTGGCGGAGCAATCATCGCTCCGTTTCTCGTCACATTTTTTGGGCTCCTAGTCCATACAATTGCCGGTGCCTATTTAATGGGCACCTTTGTAACATATAATATTTAAACTATGCCAAAACAAATATCACAAAACGACCTGGAACGCATTGTACAAACGGTGGGCCAATTCCCTGACGGGGTTGGTATTGAAAAAATCCTCTCCGAACTTAATGATCAGGTGCCCCGACGAACCTTGCAGAGGCATCTGGCACTACTCGTTCAGCAAAAGCGGCTCATAAAAGAAGGCCTGGCGAGGTCCAGTCGATACCTTTGTGTTCCTGCACACTTCCCAGATGCACTTGAAGAAATAGCAGAGCCAAACACATCCGCCCTAGCCCTGGAGGACTATATCCCGTTATCACAAGCGGGTGAAGAGTGCAAAAAAGCTATTAAAAAGCCTATTCAACATCGCCAGCCTGTTGGCTATAATCGTAATTTTCTCGATTTATACAACCCCAACAGCACATTCTATCTTCCGAATGAAACTCGAGATAAATTTTTTGAAATGGGGCGTTCGCCTGACGAACAGCGAGTAGCCGGCACCTATGCACGACATATCTTCAATCGTTTATTAATTGACCTTTCATGGAACTGAGCTCAGTAATCTGCACGAGGGAAACTTCGCCCGTTATGGTGTGCGTCCATTAGAATTTTCGAATTGGATAAAAATTTGGTGTTAATTTTCATTAAAGGCTGTCCGTAATCAACGCAGCGAACCATTCCGGCCGGTTGATTTGTTTGCCAAGAGTTGTTAATATGTACCGCAAGACAGTACATAAAAGGAGGTGCCCAATGGAAACTGTTAGCGTAAATCAGTTTCGTTCAAACATGAAAAATTTCGTCGAACAAGCCGCCAGTGAGCATGTTCCACTTAAAGTGACCCGCCGTAGCGGTGGCGCGTTTGTCGTTATGAGTGCGGAAGATTGGGAACGTGACCAGGAAACGCTTTATGTTCTCCAAAATTCCAGCCTGATGAAACAAATTTCTGAATCTGCTCAGACACACGTTGAACGTTCCGGTTACACACCAACGGATGGGGAAATGGATGAGATCCTTGGTGTTTGAAGGGAGAACATGGACTACCTATGAAGAACTCAGGACCAAAGACAAACGTTTACATAAAGCTCTTTGTTCAATTCTGAAAGAAATGCTTCGAGGAGACCCAACAAGTGGCACGGGAAAGCCCGAAGCACTTAGCCACAACCTTTCCGGCTTCTGGTCACGCAGATTAAGCCAAAAAGATCGCGTCATTTACAAGTTCGATGACAACTACATTTATATTTTCGCAATCGGTGGACACTACGATCAATTTTGAGCCTTAACGTCCCAAGTAAAGTATGTGCCCCTTGATTCGTGCGAACGGTACATAACGAAAGCCACTGGAAAATCGAAAAATTCGTTTTCTTTACCGCGATCAGCCAGCTACCAAAAGCTGGCTTTTCTTTAGTTTTCCTGGCAAACAAACTCATAAAGTAATCAAAGTAACGATTCACATATGTAAATCGAGTTTATTTACTCACCCAACAAAGACACCATGAAGATTGGATACGCTCGCATTTCTACACTCGACCAGAACCATGACCTCCAATTTGATGCGCTGAAACAGGCTGGCTGTGAGAAAATTTTTTCTGACAAGGTATCTGGGGCAAAAGTCGATCGCCCTGGCCTTCAAGATGCGTTGGATTATTTGAGAAAGGATGACTGTTTAGTCGTGTGGCGACTCGATCGACTTGGCCGCAGCCTGAAACATTTGATCGAGATCGCGGAGGGGCTAGAAACGCAGGGTATTGGCTTAGCATCCCTGCAGGAGGGCCTGGATACCTCTACCAGTGGTGGAAAATTAATTTTTCACATTTTCGGGACACTGGCTGAATTTGAACGGAACCTGATCAGAGAGAGGACCATGGCCGGCTTAGCTGCCGCCAGGGCAAGAGGTCGAGTTGGAGGGAGGAGCCACAAATTGGATGCCAGCAAAATCCAAACACTCAAAAAGATGTATGACTCCCGTGAGTATTCTATCGGTGAAATTTGCCAATTACTCGAAATCAGCAAACCGACATTCTACAGATATCTCAGAATGTAATAATTTAATACAATACTAGTGACATAATGATTTTTTGATCCGATTCCCATCTACACAACATTTCCAATTCTGCCACACATGAAACGTTGTGCTTGATTTTTGTTTTTCGTTTCTTATTTTAGGATAACAGCTAAAAGTAAATTTAGAGGAACTCTTATTTTAACTTTGCGGGAGCCAAATTGAAGCGAAAACTCCAGGGCCAATACGTAACCGTTTCTACGGTAGGCGAGAAAGTTCAAGCTTTTGTGCCATCACCGTTACCACCACGACCGCCAATCGATTGGACCCCAGAACTGCGTAACAAATTCGACCAGGCACTGCTAGCGCTAGGGCGGCTTGATAGCGTATCGACCCTACTACCGGAAACCTCACTGTTTCTCTATATGTATGTTCGTAAAGAAGCAGTTCTTTCCTCTATGATTGAGGGGACCCAATCTTCGTTGTCAGATCTCCTCCTCTTCGAGTTGGACCAGGTACCAGGAGTCCCGCTTGATGACGTGCAAGAGGTTAGCAACTATGTTGCAGCCCTCCACCACGGCCTTCGTCTGATGAGGGAAGGGTTGCCATTGTCTTTACGGTTATTCCGTGAAATTCACCGTGTTTTATTGACCAATGGCCGAGGTAGCAGCCAAACACCGGGCGAATTTCGTCGTAGCCAAAACTGGATCGGCGGTACCAGACCAGGCAATGCGGCTTTTGTCCCACCTCCTGCGGAAGAGGTGCTAGAGTGCATGAGCAAGCTCGAGCTCTTCCTCCATGATCAACCAGAGCCGACACCGGTATTACTCAAAGCAGCGCTGGCCCATGTGCAGTTTGAAACGATTCACCCTTTCCTTGATGGCAACGGTCGTCTAGGCCGTCTAATGATAACGCTGCTGCTATGCGGGCAAAAGGTGCTTCGCGAGCCGATGCTCTACCTTAGCCTCTACTTCAAAACGCACCGTCAGTATTATTACGAGTTGCTCAACAATGTCCGACTGACAGGCGACTGGGAACCTTGGCTCGACTTCTTCGCCGAGGCTGTCATTGTTACAGCAACTCAGGCAGTCGAAACAGCCCAACAGATTCTAAACTTGTCCAATCAAGATCGTGAAAAAATCAGCGGAATTGGCCGAGCTGCAGTATCATGCCTGCAAATTCATCGAGCATTTATGGAACACCCCATAGCCACCTCGGCTTCTCTGGCAGAAAATACAGGCATAACCCCAGCTACAGTCAATAAAGCTCTGACCCACCTGGAGCAACTCAATATCGTGAAAGAATTGACTGCCCAAAAGCGTAACCGCCTATTCAGCTATAAGAGTTATATCGAAATCCTAAGCCGAGGCACCGATCTACCGGGTAGATGAAATTTCTCCATGCCTATGGACAAGTATTCTTGCAACTTCGAGCCAAACAGAAGCCCCCTTCTACTGTTAAACTGTTGCAAATTCTGCAACAGTTGCCTCTTTTCTTAGCAATGCAACCTTCTAACTATTTACTAGATAACGACTTATTCTTATTTGTCGGCACTAATCGTAGTGTACTGGGCAAGAGGCAAAAAACATCCCCCTTGGTCGCAAGGTTACAGCCAAACTTTTCGAGTTTGCATCTTCCTCTACCGTGCCCCTATTATGCCGGAAGTATTTTCAATTTTATCCATTGAATATCAATAAAATAGGAGCATAACTCTGCACGATTTTGCCGGTTCCTTTGCCGGTTTTCCATTGAACCATTTTGGGGCCACTGAAAATCGCCATTTCCTTTGTTACTACTCCGGGGGCGCATGCGAAGCCCCCCAATCGGTGTAATGAACAACGAAGAAATCCAATAAAGAGGACAGAATGCTTGTCATAACTGAAGATAAACCTGGTGAGGGGATGACGTTCCAACGGCCAAACATTACCGGGTTCAAAAGTCGATTTCGTCAGATCAGGAAAGATTTGAAACTGAATCAAGCTGCAATGGCCGAATATCTGGGCGTCAGCCTTACTACCGTGCAACGATATGAGAAAGGGACGTCATTTCCAACTACCGATATTCTTAAAAGCGTTGCCGCCCTGGGCGTGGATCTTCATTGGTTAATAACCGGCACCTCTTCAGTTACCTCCATTTGCCCCAAGAAGGAAACAGACGTCGTGTATTTTACCTTCCGTTCTACCCGATTCAAACAAATCAATGAAATGTTGGAAAAGTCTGGAATGACCATGGCTGATCTTCATTTCATTATGGATAAGCATTTCCACGGAATCGTCGACGGCCTGAAGCATCTCAACCAGAAACCGTTTTGACAATGAAGACCCCAATTTTTACTACACCACGCCGCGGTCAGATGGGAAATATACAGCTGGGATCTGATTACATGCTTGAGGTAAGGGAACGGGCCAGACGCATGAAAGCGGCGATCCGGGAAGAAAAAGAATCTACCAACAAACGGCAACACCGATTGCCTGGTTTCTAAGAGAATAAAGATATGGAATTTTCACAAACGCATTATACGCCTAGGCAGCTATCGGAACGTTTGCAAATTTCAGAATACACCTTGGCAAGCTGGCGGTGTAAGGGAGAGGGACCAAAATTTATGAAATTTGGTCGGTCGGTCAGATATTCGATTGAATCGGTTCATGAATGGGAAAACGAGAGCCTAAAATCGAATACCGCGCAATGAAAATAAAAAAGCAGTTGCGACCTATGTGCGACCAGCCAATATTTGACTTGTCGATCATGTGTCTGCAACTGCTTGAAATTACTGGTCGGAACGAGAGGATTTGAACCTCCGGCCCCCTGAACCCCATTCAGGTGCGCTACCAGGCTGCGCTACGTTCCGAGAAATGTGGAGCTGTATTTAGCATTGTTGGGTGGTCTCTGTCAACCACTTTTAATGCTTTGGATTATTTCCTTGTTCAAGCTGATTGAGAAGTGCCTGAAGTTCGGTTTTAACCTGCTGAATTATTTCAGTTTTAGCACTTTCCTCAGCCCTTTGTTTGGGCTGAAAAGTGTGCTCTAAATCACCGGTTTTAAGGGCCTCTTTCAGGTATTTCCTGGCACCGGATATGGTGTACCCTTGCTGGTGGAGAAGATCTTTGATGACCAGCAAGGTTTGTACATCTTTACGGCGGTACAACCGCTGTTTTGACTTACCGCGAACGGGCTTTATACAGGCAAACTCCGCCTCCCAATATCTGAGCACGTGGGTTTCAACACCAACGAGCTCACTCACCTCACCGATCCGAAAATAGACTTTGTCAGGTATATGAGAGAAATTCGAAGCCATCAGTCCTGCCTCATGTGTTGCCCCTCACCCTTCTATCACCTCATCCTGTGTAATGAGTTCGCTTATGCTTTATTCAAAGGCGTTTAAACGCTCACGCAGCCGTTTACTAGGACGAAAGGAAACCATCTGTCGCTTAGTGATGGTCATGGACTCACCAGTACGTGGGTTACGTCCACGACGGGGTGATTTATCACGGACCGTCAGGGTACCGAATTGAACCAGTTTGATAGACTCACCAGCAACCATGGTATTTTTCATGGTCGCGAAGACGGTATCCACGATCTCAGCGGCGTTACGCTGGGAGACACCCAACTTTTCGTTGACGGAAATGGCTAATTCTTTGCGGGTTACATTTTTTTTCTTCATACTTCTGATCCTTCGCGATAACGGGCATTAAAATCTGCCATTAATTTTTTCACAATTTTTTGATGCGCTTTGTCAACGGTCTTATCGTCGAGTGTGGCGGTGGCCGAACGATAGGTCAGGCCTAGAGCTACACTCTTATGACCTGCCTCAATAGATTTGCCACGATATACATCAAAGATCTCAGCGGACTCAAGATATTTTTGCGACTGTTGACGAATAGCCAGCAGCAAATCACCAGCGGGTACTGCATCCGGAACCACAAGACTGATATCCCGTTTCACGGTGGGATATTTCGGCAGGGAATGGAACTGCTTCGGAACGCGCTGAATTTTCAATAGTTGATCGAGATCAATTTCCAAAAAATAAACCGGTTGCTTAATGTCAAATCCCTTCAGGGTCTTGGGATGGACAGCGCCCAGGGTACCGATGACTGTCTTTTGAGGACTGAGCACAATGGCCTGCTGGGGGTCGCAGTAGGGTTGCAGCGATTCCGGTATATAGCTAAACATTGATCCGGGAGTGCCCTCATCAATGCGTAAAGTCTGCAACAGATTTGCAGCGAGCCCCTTGATATCAAAAAAATCACCCTTTTGCTCGGAAAAATGCAACGATTCGGCCTGGGGGTAGCGTAATCCACTGAGAACGGCACAGAGGTACATCCGCTCTTGGGGCAGCTCTCCTTCCTGCTGTTGAATAAAGATCTTACCGATCTCAAAAAGACGAATGTCCGGCTGTTGAAAATTGATATTGCGGCAGACATTTTCAAGGAGACCGGGCAAGAGCATGGAACGCATGACCGCCTGCTCTTCAGTCAGTGGATTCAGCAAGCGGGTATGCAGCCTGCGCTCGTCACCTTCAGGGATCTGGCAAAGGTCAAGATGCGACTCGCTGACAAAACTATAGTTAATCGCCTCAGAATATCCCTGAGCGGTCATCAGCGCAGCTATCTCCTGGCGCAAGCTCCGCATGGCATCGCGCTTTGGATAGTCCATGCGAATAAAAGGCTGCGAGGTAGGTATTTCGTTGTAGCCAACCAGGCGGGCCACTTCTTCAACCAGATCTATTTCACGTTCGATATCTATCCGGAAACTGGGAACCTGTACCTCAAGGGTCTGAGCATCGAGCTCTTGTGTGGCAAACTCGATGGACTCGAGATAGGTCGCAACCTGATTGAGACTCAAATCGATACCAAGCAACCGATTAACACGTTCCAGGCGCAGTTGCAGGGTAATAAGTCCTTTTTGACCGGGATAGATATCCAGCCCATCAGATTCTGGTTCGGCACCAGCGTATTCAACCATGAGGTTAACT
Coding sequences within it:
- a CDS encoding tetratricopeptide repeat protein is translated as MDELSQGSFDLACVAYDKGLLKEARSQYQHLINIHPNYPPLRYNLGLVYFQQDEFVLALNEFSIAARYEPEDIDTLYNLALCQKKIGDYTAAIDTHGRILNQEPYHFDSLFSLGNCYRDQYEDEQAIACYLRALTLQPAFMPAIANLAAVHHRGGDYDLAIKYYKQVLQKQPQDESIGYILAALQGVPLDNAPDSYIHDVFNSYASDFEHNLVVELGYNNPQQLYDCFIRSNASKEPFLHGLDLGCGTGLGGLVFQKMVETLDGVDLSENMIDQAFEKGCYTQIHHNSIVQHLTTTDETYDFFLATDVFIYAGDLIPIFTLARAVATDHALFCFSTEHLNGTLYSLQPSGRFAYSTGYIQQVASKTGWDILSYESAPLRWEYDEWLSGDLWILRLLTPELQP
- a CDS encoding sulfite exporter TauE/SafE family protein — protein: MQFPVSGVVVSPWLPSLVAFGISFLTSMGGVSGAFLLLPFQMSVLGYTQPSVSATNHVFNIIAIPAGAYRYYKEGRMIWPLTWTVVLGTLPGVCLGPLVRVNSLQDPRNFKLFAGLVILHIAGKMIHDLLDPPLQLLAQYTTIQVQGM
- a CDS encoding type II toxin-antitoxin system Phd/YefM family antitoxin; translated protein: METVSVNQFRSNMKNFVEQAASEHVPLKVTRRSGGAFVVMSAEDWERDQETLYVLQNSSLMKQISESAQTHVERSGYTPTDGEMDEILGV
- a CDS encoding Txe/YoeB family addiction module toxin is translated as MRSLVFEGRTWTTYEELRTKDKRLHKALCSILKEMLRGDPTSGTGKPEALSHNLSGFWSRRLSQKDRVIYKFDDNYIYIFAIGGHYDQF
- a CDS encoding recombinase family protein — protein: MKIGYARISTLDQNHDLQFDALKQAGCEKIFSDKVSGAKVDRPGLQDALDYLRKDDCLVVWRLDRLGRSLKHLIEIAEGLETQGIGLASLQEGLDTSTSGGKLIFHIFGTLAEFERNLIRERTMAGLAAARARGRVGGRSHKLDASKIQTLKKMYDSREYSIGEICQLLEISKPTFYRYLRM
- a CDS encoding Fic family protein; the encoded protein is MKRKLQGQYVTVSTVGEKVQAFVPSPLPPRPPIDWTPELRNKFDQALLALGRLDSVSTLLPETSLFLYMYVRKEAVLSSMIEGTQSSLSDLLLFELDQVPGVPLDDVQEVSNYVAALHHGLRLMREGLPLSLRLFREIHRVLLTNGRGSSQTPGEFRRSQNWIGGTRPGNAAFVPPPAEEVLECMSKLELFLHDQPEPTPVLLKAALAHVQFETIHPFLDGNGRLGRLMITLLLCGQKVLREPMLYLSLYFKTHRQYYYELLNNVRLTGDWEPWLDFFAEAVIVTATQAVETAQQILNLSNQDREKISGIGRAAVSCLQIHRAFMEHPIATSASLAENTGITPATVNKALTHLEQLNIVKELTAQKRNRLFSYKSYIEILSRGTDLPGR
- a CDS encoding helix-turn-helix transcriptional regulator; this translates as MLVITEDKPGEGMTFQRPNITGFKSRFRQIRKDLKLNQAAMAEYLGVSLTTVQRYEKGTSFPTTDILKSVAALGVDLHWLITGTSSVTSICPKKETDVVYFTFRSTRFKQINEMLEKSGMTMADLHFIMDKHFHGIVDGLKHLNQKPF
- a CDS encoding MerR family transcriptional regulator; the protein is MASNFSHIPDKVYFRIGEVSELVGVETHVLRYWEAEFACIKPVRGKSKQRLYRRKDVQTLLVIKDLLHQQGYTISGARKYLKEALKTGDLEHTFQPKQRAEESAKTEIIQQVKTELQALLNQLEQGNNPKH
- a CDS encoding integration host factor subunit alpha, whose protein sequence is MKKKNVTRKELAISVNEKLGVSQRNAAEIVDTVFATMKNTMVAGESIKLVQFGTLTVRDKSPRRGRNPRTGESMTITKRQMVSFRPSKRLRERLNAFE
- the pheT gene encoding phenylalanine--tRNA ligase subunit beta, coding for MKFTLSWLNQFVSTQGVTSTQISDRLTMLGLEVDSVEELFADLASITTARVTEVSKHPDADKLSVCTVDNGEETVQIVCGAPNVHAGMVTALAKPGGKLPDGTKIKKSKMRGVASHGMLCSSRELGIDGDHSGIMDLDASLAAGMPLIDALSMRDTVIEVDLTPNRPDCASVRGIAREVASFVGGPLQPLVAEVTPLTGQGVDYEVVIDDAELCPRYTARKLKNVKIGPAPEWMQQRLSAVGMRPINNIVDITNYVMLESGQPLHAFDFETLRGKKIVVRRPQSGETELVTLDDNKRTLDEDMLLICDAERPVALAGVMGGLDTEITEKSTTILLESACFNPVSIRRTARKLGIPSEASYRFERGVDPNLADKALQRAVNLMVEYAGAEPESDGLDIYPGQKGLITLQLRLERVNRLLGIDLSLNQVATYLESIEFATQELDAQTLEVQVPSFRIDIEREIDLVEEVARLVGYNEIPTSQPFIRMDYPKRDAMRSLRQEIAALMTAQGYSEAINYSFVSESHLDLCQIPEGDERRLHTRLLNPLTEEQAVMRSMLLPGLLENVCRNINFQQPDIRLFEIGKIFIQQQEGELPQERMYLCAVLSGLRYPQAESLHFSEQKGDFFDIKGLAANLLQTLRIDEGTPGSMFSYIPESLQPYCDPQQAIVLSPQKTVIGTLGAVHPKTLKGFDIKQPVYFLEIDLDQLLKIQRVPKQFHSLPKYPTVKRDISLVVPDAVPAGDLLLAIRQQSQKYLESAEIFDVYRGKSIEAGHKSVALGLTYRSATATLDDKTVDKAHQKIVKKLMADFNARYREGSEV